Proteins encoded within one genomic window of Cucumis sativus cultivar 9930 chromosome 3, Cucumber_9930_V3, whole genome shotgun sequence:
- the LOC101207646 gene encoding zinc finger CCCH domain-containing protein 30 has product MNNLTVETEDVFSSLLELAANDDIDAFKRSIERDPSGIDEIGLWYGRLRGSKQMTNEQRTPLMVAATYGSTEVLKLILSLSCADVNRAVGLDRSTALHCAASGGAGNAVDIVKRLLAAGADPNMVDENGHRPVDVIVAPLRHGELKSILTELLKTNGFSGEGNLDVVTGGRDLHSSRPSSPLNVPSSSELVSSPTKSKLSDFPMYSASEKKEYPVDLSLPDIKNSIYSTDEFRMYSFKVRPCSRAYSHDWTECPFVHPGENARRRDPRKFHYSCVPCPDFRKGACRRGDMCEYAHGVFECWLHPAQYRTRLCKDGTNCSRRVCFFAHTTDELRPLYVSTGSAVPSPRSCTSGASAMDYTTVMNLLPGSPSSVPVMSPSPFTPPMSPSANGMSHSSVPWPQPNVPALHLPGSNIQSSRLRSSLSARDMPVEDFDYLSDFDMQQQQLLNDLNCLSQPPLSSNSLNRSGRMKTMTPSNLDDLFSAESSSPRYSDQSLASAVFSPTHKSAVINQFQQQQNMLSPINTNFSPKNVDHPLLQASFGVPSSGRMSPRNLEPISPVGSRLSMLAQREKQQFRSLSSRELGSNSPSIVGSPANSWSKWGPSNGRPDWAVNADEMGKLRRSSSFELGNNGEEPDLSWVQSLVKESPTEIKEKQAHPNLGVDSFVSSGESSNMNSQMESVDHAALGAWLEQMQLDHLVAQQQ; this is encoded by the coding sequence ATGAATAACTTAACTGTTGAAACGGAAGATGTATTTTCCAGCTTGCTCGAGCTTGCTGCTAATGATGACATTGATGCCTTCAAGAGATCGATTGAGCGCGACCCTTCTGGTATTGATGAAATTGGATTATGGTATGGTCGCCTACGTGGTTCGAAGCAAATGACTAATGAGCAGAGAACGCCTTTAATGGTTGCTGCTACTTATGGTAGCACTGAGGTTTTGAAGcttattctctctctctcttgtgCTGATGTAAATCGCGCTGTCGGACTTGATAGAAGCACTGCCCTTCACTGTGCAGCCTCAGGTGGGGCTGGAAATGCTGTAGATATCGTGAAGCGGCTCTTAGCCGCGGGTGCTGATCCTAATATGGTTGATGAGAATGGACATCGACCTGTTGATGTGATTGTTGCCCCCTTAAGGCATGGCGAGCTTAAATCAATCCTTACAGAACTTCTTAAGACGAATGGTTTTTCTGGTGAAGGAAATCTTGATGTTGTAACAGGAGGTAGAGATTTGCATTCTTCTCGCCCTTCGTCTCCTCTGAATGTCCCCTCTTCATCGGAGTTAGTTTCTTctccaacaaaatcaaaactaagtGATTTTCCAATGTATTCTGCATCTGAGAAGAAAGAATACCCTGTTGATCTTTCTCTTCCAGACATCAAGAATAGTATCTACTCTACTGATGAATTCCGAATGTATTCGTTCAAGGTTCGACCTTGCTCACGTGCTTACTCTCATGATTGGACTGAGTGTCCTTTTGTCCATCCTGGAGAAAATGCTAGGAGGAGGGATCCAAGAAAGTTCCATTATAGCTGTGTACCGTGTCCTGATTTTCGGAAGGGCGCTTGCAGACGGGGAGATATGTGTGAATATGCTCATGGGGTGTTTGAGTGTTGGTTGCACCCAGCACAATATCGAACCCGACTTTGCAAAGATGGCACAAATTGCTCGAGAAGAGTCTGCTTTTTTGCACACACAACTGACGAATTGCGCCCTCTGTATGTATCGACTGGCTCTGCTGTTCCCTCACCTCGTTCTTGTACTTCTGGGGCTTCTGCCATGGATTATACTACAGTCATGAACCTTCTACCTGGTTCTCCATCTTCGGTCCCTGTGATGTCTCCATCACCATTCACTCCTCCGATGTCTCCATCGGCCAATGGCATGTCTCACTCGTCTGTGCCTTGGCCCCAACCGAACGTACCTGCCTTGCATCTTCCAGGAAGCAATATTCAATCCAGCCGCCTAAGATCTTCTTTGAGTGCAAGAGACATGCCTGTAGAGGACTTCGATTATCTGAGTGATTTTGATATGCAACAACAACAGCTCCTTAACGACTTGAATTGTCTTTCTCAACCACCTTTGAGTTCAAATTCATTGAACCGTTCTGGTCGTATGAAAACTATGACCCCCTCAAATCTCGATGATCTCTTCTCTGCTGAGAGTTCATCTCCCAGATACTCTGATCAATCTCTGGCTTCTGCTGTTTTTTCCCCTACACACAAATCAGCAGTTATCAATCAATTTCAGCAGCAACAGAATATGTTATCAccaataaatacaaatttctctCCTAAAAATGTTGATCACCCTCTGTTGCAGGCCTCTTTTGGTGTTCCATCATCTGGGAGGATGTCTCCACGAAATCTGGAACCCATCTCACCGGTGGGATCTCGATTGTCCATGTTAGCTCAGAGAGAGAAACAACAGTTTCGCAGCCTCAGTTCGCGTGAACTCGGTTCCAATTCTCCCTCTATTGTTGGTTCCCCTGCAAATTCTTGGTCCAAATGGGGACCTTCTAATGGAAGACCTGATTGGGCAGTCAATGCAGATGAAATGGGTAAACTTCGGCGATCGTCGTCTTTTGAGCTCGGGAACAATGGAGAAGAGCCAGATTTATCATGGGTTCAATCACTTGTGAAAGAATCTCCAActgagataaaagaaaaacaggcTCATCCCAATTTGGGTGTCGATAGTTTTGTATCCTCTGGTGAGAGTTCTAACATGAACTCACAAATGGAGTCAGTTGATCATGCTGCATTAGGAGCATGGCTGGAACAAATGCAGCTCGATCATCTCGTCGCACAACAGCAGTGA